AGGAATAGAAATGACAATATCTGAAATTATGTCTAAAATAGAAAGTTTTAGTTATAAAAGAGTGTGTCTTACAGGTGGAGAACCGTTGTTACAAGAAGATATACAGGATTTACTAGATAGATTAAAGGATTATGAAGTGTCAATAGAAACAAATGGATCAATTGACTTAAGTAATATTAAATTATTAGCAAATCAAAGATTTATTATGGATATAAAGCTAAGAACATCAGAATGTTTTGAAAAGATGCATTTTGATAATTTTAGGTATCTAACAGATAAAGACGAAATAAAATTTGTTATAGCAAATAGACAAGATTATGACTTAGCAAAATATGTTATAACAAAGTATTATAAGCATGGAGATATGATAATGTCTCCGGTATTTAACGAAATTGAATATAAAGATTTAGTTGAATGGATATTAGAAGATAAGCTAAATATTAGATTTCAGTTACAAATACATAAAATAATATGGGATAAAAATAAACGAGGAGTGTAGATTTTTTGTGATAAAGACATGGGAAGAATTAGAGTACATATGCAATAATTGTAGAAACTGTGAATTAGCAAAGTCTAGGCATAATGTGGTTTTTGGAAGAGGGAATAAAAATGCGAAAGTTTTGTTGGTGGGTGAAGGACCAGGAGAACAGGA
This region of Clostridiales bacterium genomic DNA includes:
- a CDS encoding radical SAM protein, giving the protein MKVNEIFLSIQGESSSIGKPTIFVRFTGCNLRCSYCDTKYAYTEGIEMTISEIMSKIESFSYKRVCLTGGEPLLQEDIQDLLDRLKDYEVSIETNGSIDLSNIKLLANQRFIMDIKLRTSECFEKMHFDNFRYLTDKDEIKFVIANRQDYDLAKYVITKYYKHGDMIMSPVFNEIEYKDLVEWILEDKLNIRFQLQIHKIIWDKNKRGV